The following is a genomic window from Verrucomicrobiia bacterium.
CGGCTCCGGCTCGAAAACAAACCCGGCGGGATGCTTGAGCGGGCGATGGTGCGCCGTGAAATGATGTTCGGCACCCGGCGTATGCTTGGTCTCCCAGTGAAAATTGCGATCTTCAATATCAAAACGCGCGGTGATGCTGACGTGGCATTCCCGCGGCAGGGGCCGGCCCATGGCGGGCGGACGCCGGGGACGGGTGAGTTGCAGCCACGTGGTGTTCTGGCCCTCGGCCAGGGTGACCGTCAGCTCCAGTTCAAGGCTGCGGCCATCGCCGGCATGCGCCACAAAACGCCAGCGCGCCGGCGGGCCGGGATGAAACCCCAGCAGGTTGCTGGCATTCAGCGGGGTGATGAAGCCGTCGGCATTCACCCATAACCGCAGGCGTTTCACCAGCACATGCCGGTCCACCGGCACCTCCGGATGCAAATTGGCCGCCAGCACGGCGTCATATTTGCTTTTGACACTTCCCAAATCCACCGCCATCCGGGCCATGGCCCCGCGGCCGTTGGTGAGCAGCACCACGGGTTGATTCAGGGGCGAAGCCACCCTTTGCAGGCGGGCGATGTCGTATTTTATGGCGGGCGGTTCGGGCGGCAGGTATCGCAGGGTGGCGGTGATGATTGACGGCTGTTGTCCGGGCCGCTCCAACCGGAGCACGGCCGCCGTGTCCAAGTTTTGCGGGGGAAAGGCGGCAATATGCCCCTGGTCAGTTTCCAGGGAGATCAGATTGAGCGGAGGCGGTGCGCCTTCCAAGGTGAGCTGGGCGCGAAACGGCGCGGAGTCCCGCACTGCCAGCCAGTGGCCCCCGGGCACCAGCGTGACCCGCTGCGCATCCATGGCCTGCCAGACCACCACCCGCGGATGGTAAATCCCTTCCCGGGCCTCTTGGAGGGCGGCGATGAGGCGGACGGCGGTCCGGGCCGGATCAAGTCGGTGCAGGCAACCCAAAAACTCCACGGGCTGGCGGCGTACCAGGGTGCCCAGCATGGCCCAGTCACAGGCGCCCACCGCTTCCAGAGGGACGTGCCGCGTCATGGCGCGCAACGCCCAGGCGGCGGCCGCGCGCAGGCGACGATATTCATCGCCGGAGAGTCCCAGGGGATGACGGTGGGGAGACAGGCAAAATACGGCGGCCGGCTCCAGTGTGAACACGGCCCGGCCGTCCGGGCGGTAGAAAACCGTTGGCGGCACCTGTCCCAGCAAATCCATCAGGGGTTTGCCGGCCAGCGTGGGCGGAAGGCTCAGGTGCACCGAATGGGTTTGTTCGGCGTCGGTGTTGGCCAGCACCAGGACTTCATCGCTGCCCTCGGCGGAGGTCCGGTGCAAGGCCAGGATGGGGGAATCCGCTTCGCTGAGGCGTTGCAGCCGGGCCCCATCAAAAAAACAGGGGTGCTGCTGGAGCAGGCGGTTGAGCGTGGCCAATTCCTGCACCAGATTCTCGGCCGCCCCCCAGTTGAGGCCCGCGCATTGATGGACGTTGATCTTTTCCTCGGCCAGCCATTCCACGCCCCCCGTGAAACCAAAGCCGCCAGCCACGCTGGTGAGCGCGCACAGGCGGTTGCGCAGGAGGGACCAGGCGCGGCCCCGGGCGGCCAGGCGGTTGTTGTCATGCGTCTCGCTGTAATGCGTGTAGAGGCCCACGCGCTCGCACTGCCGCAGGGCATAGTCCAAATAGCCGGCCACTTCGCGGCCCGAGTAATTTTGAAACAGCTCGGAATAAGCCCACTGCATGCCGCCCTCGGTCAGCAGCAGCTCGGTGGCCTCCCAGGAGCCGCCCAGGCCTTCGAGCAGAAAAATTGTATCGGGATATTCCTGACGCACCCGCGCCGTGATGTGCTGCCAGACGGGCAGGGGCACCTTGTAACCGGCGTCACAACGGAAACCGTCCACCCCCCGGCGGCACCAGGTTAAGAAGGCTTCTGCGAGCGTGTCCCAGAGGGCGGGATAACTTTGATCCAGCTCCACCAGGTCACGCCAGATGTTGCCCCAGGCGCCGGGACTGGCAAATTCCCCGTTGCTTTCGCGCCGATACCATTCCGGGTGTTCATTCAGAAGGGTGGCCCCCCAGCCGGTGTGATTGATGACCAGGTCCAGGAACAGCTTGCCCCCATGGCGATGCACCCCCGCCACCAGTTCCTGAAACTGATCCAGCGCCGTGGTGCGCCGGTCAAATTCCACCAGGGCCGGATCAATGGCGGTCAAATCCTGGCAGGCGTAGGGGCTGCCAAAGCGCCCAAAGCGCGCATAGGTGGTGGGCGTGGGATTGATGGGCAACAACTGCAAAACGCGGCAGCCCAAGGTTTCAAAAATATGGGGCAGCAGCCGCGTTAAATCCCGCAGCTTGCCTGAGGGCGGGATGACGGCGTAGCCCTGTTCATCCCACTCCCGCAGACGCTCTTCCAGCGCCTCATTGCGTGCCCGGGCAAGGTTGCGGGTGAGGCCGTAGAGGCGCACGAAGGCGCAGTAGATGATGTTGCCCGTGCGGCAATCATCGGGGTGCACACTCACGCCCACGTTGGGGCCCTCCGGCCAGTGCTGGCGGAGGTTCGCATCCAGCGCGTAGGCCTTGGCCTGGAAGTACCCGGTTTCCAGCACGGGCAGTTCCACCTGCCAGCCGTGCGGGGTGGGTTGCATGGGAATGTCCCGCCACGAGGCGCCAGCCAGCGGGAGGGGTTGGAAGTGGGCGGTGACAATTTCCTCCCGCAAGGTGGCGGCCCGGCCCAGATTGGTGCGCAACAGGGCGCGCCAGCCGGGTGGCGGAGGAGCGGGCTCACAAAGCAGCTCAAACCGCACGCGGTCACCGGCAAACCGCAGCAGCCGCTCGCCGCAGACGGGCTTCATGTGCAGCCGCATCATCGGGCGCGATTGTGCCTTGGAGGGCGGCGGCTGGCAATCTTCATGAGGCCAGAGCCTCCTGCAACGCCTTGAGCCAGCGCGGCACGGCTTCCCAGGGGTCTTCGGCTGCTTCGTATTCCAAGGCCACGTACCCCTGATAATTGGCCTCCCGCAGGATGCGCACCAGGCGCGGCAAGTCGGCCGGTTCCGGCTTGGCGGCGCCTTTGCGGCGCACCTCCACCTTGACCTGGACGTTCACGGCGTAGGGGGCGCAGGCGGCCAGCTCGGCATACGGATCTTCACTGGTAAAGTTGCCCGTGTCGAGATTCACGCCAAACCACGGGCTGTTGACCGCCTTGACGATGCCCAGCAGTTGCTCCGCCGTGGTGACAATGCCGCCGTGGTTTTCCAGCCCCAGTATGACGCCCTTGTCCCCGGCGTAGGCGCAACATTCCTCAATGGCCTCAATGCAGTTGCGGGTGGCTTCCGCCAGCGGGATTTCCTTGGGCGCCGGCCCGGCAAAGATGCGGATGTGGGGCGCCCCCATCAGGGCGGCGTAATCAATCCATTCTTTGACGCTGGCGATCTCCTTCTGCAGGGCCTCGCCCTTGGGCCGGGCAAAGTTGTTGCCCACCGCCGTGCCACTCAAGGACACCCCGCGCAGAAAGGCGTGGCGCCGCAGCCGCAGCAGGTACTCGCGGGTGAGCGGCTTGGGAAAATAATAACTCGTGACCTCGGCGGCGGGCAGCCCCTGGTCCGCGCAATAGTCCACAAAGGAAAACATGTCCAAACTACGGGGCTGGCCGGGTTTGAGGAAAAAGTTGCGGAAAGAATAGGCGGCCAGGCTGGGCACCAGGCGGGGGCGCCCCGGGCGTTTCAATGGCTCCATGGCGGTCAACGGCGTCAGACCGGCCAGGAGTGCCGCACCGCCCGTCCATTGGAGAAACATGCGTCGTGGAACAATTCTCATGGCCGCAAGTTTAACGCATTATTGCCGGTTCTCCAGCCTGTTTTTGGTGCCTAACGGCATGGCGCGCCGCCTGAGCCGGGTGGGCGGCCTGGGCCGTGGAAGGATGGCTGGAACGGCCCGCTCCGGGGCGCGAGAAAAGATTGAATAATACTAAAAATGAGGCATGGTCTGGGAGGTATGAAAGCGTGGAAACCAATTTTCTCCGGGAGCTGGCGGCATTGCGTCAGCGCCTTTGTTGCCGCTGCAACCCTTATCATGGCGGTGCGCGCCGCCGCCGCACTGCCGCCGCCGGATGTCCTGCCGGCTGAAGGCGGTGAAATCATGGTGCAGCCCCTGCAGCATGCCACGCTGGGGTTGCGTTGGAAGGAGCACACTGTTTTGGTGGACCCGGTGGGCGGGGCGGCCTTGTTCACCAACCTGCCCAGGCCGACGCTGGTTCTGCTGACGGATATACACGGCGATCATTACCAGCTCTCCACTTTGCAGGCCCTCCTCACCGAAAAAACCCTGCTTGTGGCACCGCCCGCGGTCACGGCCCAGTTGCCGGAAGCCTTGCGCAGCCGCACAACAACTTTGACCAATGGGCAATCGGCCGTGGTGGGGGGCGTTGCCGTGGAAGCCATTGCCGCCTACAACCTGGCGGAAGAACGCCAGAAATTTCATCCCAAAGGCCGGGGCAATGGTTATGTCATCACGCTGGGCGGCAAGCGCGTGTACGTGAGCGGCGACACCGAGGACATCCCGGAGATGCGCGCTTTGCAGAAGATTGACGTGGCCTTCTTGTGCATGAATCTGCCCTACACCATGACGGTGGAGCAGGCGGCGGAGGCCGTCAAAGCCTTCCGGCCGCGCATCGTTTATCCCTACCATTCCCGCGGCTCTGATTTGAATCGTTTCAAGGAATTGCTGGCCGGCGAAAAGGACGTGGAAGTGCGGCTGCGCAATTGGTACGCCACCGCCGGACGTTGAGGCGCGCCGGCGAGATTGCCAGAAGTCGCACACCATCCGCCCCTTGGCCTTTGCAGGGACAGGGCGGAGCAGCTCATCATGATTTTCGAGGATACCATCGCCGCAATCTCCACCCCCCTGGGGGAAGGGGGGCTGGCGGTATTGCGATTGTCCGGTCCCCAGGCGCTGGTAATCGCGGACAAATGTTTCCAGCCGGTGGGCCGCTCCGCCCTGCGGCCCACGGAGGCACCGACACACACCCTGCACTATGGCTATTTGCAGCGTGATGGCCGGGTGGTGGACGAAGTGTTGCTGGCGGTGATGCGCGCCCCGCGCACTTATACTTGTGAAGATGTCGTGGAAATTTCCTGCCACGGCGGCCTTCTGACCGCCCGCCTGGCGCTGGAAACCTTGCTGGCGGCCGGCGCGCGGCTGGCGCACCCGGGGGAGTTCACCCGCCGGGCCTTCCTCAATGGCCGGCTGGATTTGACTCAGGCCGAGGCCGTGGCGGATGTGATTCACGCCCGGACGGAGCTGGCGCTCGCCGCCGCGCAGGAGCAGCTTTCCGGCAAATTGTCGCAGCGCATCCGCCAACTGCGGCAGGATTTGCTGCACGTGCTGGCGCATATTGAGGCCCATCTGGATTTTCCGGAGGAGGACATTGCCCCCGACAGCCGTGAGCAGTTGAGCGCCCGCCTGGCCGCCGCCCGGCGTTTTATGGAGGAATTGCTGCGCACCGCCCGGGAAGGCCGCCTGCTGCGGCAGGGGGTGCGCGCCGCCATCGTGGGCCGCCCCAACGTGGGCAAGTCCTCCCTGCTCAACCTGCTGTTGGGGCATGACCGCGCCATTGTTTCGCCCGTGGCCGGCACCACCCGCGACACCATCGAAGAAACAGCCAACATCCGCGGGTTGCCGGTGGTCTTTGTGGACACCGCGGGTTTGCGGGACACCACGGATGTGATTGAAGCCGAGGGCGTGCGCCGCAGTCAGGAGGCCCTGCGCCGGGCCGAGCTGGTGTTGCAGGTCCTGGACGTTTCCGAGCCATTGACTTCCCTTGACCAACGCTATTTGCAGGAGTTGAGCGGCCGCCCGCGCATCCTCGTCTGCAACAAGGCCGATTTGCGTGCGCAATGGACGCTGCCGCCGGATTTTCCCGCCCCCGTGGTGACGGTGAGCTGTGTTACGGGCGCGGGCGTGGAAAACTTGAAAGACGCCATCAAAAACCTTGTCTGGCAGGGGGAGGTGCGGGCGGAGATGCTGGAGGTGATGATCAATGCGCGGCATCAGGACGCCCTGCGGCGGGCCCTGGAGGCCGCCGCCCGGGCGCATCAAGCCCTGCTGGCCGACGCCACGCTGGAATGCGTGGCGCTGGATTTGCGCATCGCCGTCAACACGGTGGGCGAAATTACTGGCCAGACCGCCACG
Proteins encoded in this region:
- a CDS encoding glycogen debranching enzyme N-terminal domain-containing protein, translating into MMRLHMKPVCGERLLRFAGDRVRFELLCEPAPPPPGWRALLRTNLGRAATLREEIVTAHFQPLPLAGASWRDIPMQPTPHGWQVELPVLETGYFQAKAYALDANLRQHWPEGPNVGVSVHPDDCRTGNIIYCAFVRLYGLTRNLARARNEALEERLREWDEQGYAVIPPSGKLRDLTRLLPHIFETLGCRVLQLLPINPTPTTYARFGRFGSPYACQDLTAIDPALVEFDRRTTALDQFQELVAGVHRHGGKLFLDLVINHTGWGATLLNEHPEWYRRESNGEFASPGAWGNIWRDLVELDQSYPALWDTLAEAFLTWCRRGVDGFRCDAGYKVPLPVWQHITARVRQEYPDTIFLLEGLGGSWEATELLLTEGGMQWAYSELFQNYSGREVAGYLDYALRQCERVGLYTHYSETHDNNRLAARGRAWSLLRNRLCALTSVAGGFGFTGGVEWLAEEKINVHQCAGLNWGAAENLVQELATLNRLLQQHPCFFDGARLQRLSEADSPILALHRTSAEGSDEVLVLANTDAEQTHSVHLSLPPTLAGKPLMDLLGQVPPTVFYRPDGRAVFTLEPAAVFCLSPHRHPLGLSGDEYRRLRAAAAWALRAMTRHVPLEAVGACDWAMLGTLVRRQPVEFLGCLHRLDPARTAVRLIAALQEAREGIYHPRVVVWQAMDAQRVTLVPGGHWLAVRDSAPFRAQLTLEGAPPPLNLISLETDQGHIAAFPPQNLDTAAVLRLERPGQQPSIITATLRYLPPEPPAIKYDIARLQRVASPLNQPVVLLTNGRGAMARMAVDLGSVKSKYDAVLAANLHPEVPVDRHVLVKRLRLWVNADGFITPLNASNLLGFHPGPPARWRFVAHAGDGRSLELELTVTLAEGQNTTWLQLTRPRRPPAMGRPLPRECHVSITARFDIEDRNFHWETKHTPGAEHHFTAHHRPLKHPAGFVFEPEPQRRLCVVTSRGLYHPQGEWSHHLPHWVEQTRGMEGHGDAYSPGWFEIPLAAGQEAILACSTEPHFELQRLRFPGAGRSRRSPQTFAQTLRTAVTAFLARRHQGWTLIAGYPWFLDWSRDALIGARGLLAGGWRQEAASMLAELARWEERGTLPNAFNGGDGSNRDTSDAPLWLALVCEEMAAGRPSNGRGKRPSANFYEQKVADGRRTFLEVLVSVAENYLAGTPNGIHVDATSALVWSPAHFTWMDTNHPAATPREGYPIEIQVLWLRLLRQLERLGCTRPGESYGSLANRVQHALESWYWQEDLGWWADTLLAPAGRPARQAVPDRSLRPNALLGITLDVFSDARARRYVQAVQQHLLVPGGVRTLAPLPAQPPLPVRAADGRLLNDPEHPYWGHYEGDEDTRRKPAYHNGTAWVWLLPVYAEALVKAYAMEAGAVTAARACLASLGDQLTSGCLGHLPEILDGDAPHQERGCDAQAWSATEALRVWLWLEELNPPARSRNRGSGKQRA
- a CDS encoding sugar phosphate isomerase/epimerase, with the protein product MRIVPRRMFLQWTGGAALLAGLTPLTAMEPLKRPGRPRLVPSLAAYSFRNFFLKPGQPRSLDMFSFVDYCADQGLPAAEVTSYYFPKPLTREYLLRLRRHAFLRGVSLSGTAVGNNFARPKGEALQKEIASVKEWIDYAALMGAPHIRIFAGPAPKEIPLAEATRNCIEAIEECCAYAGDKGVILGLENHGGIVTTAEQLLGIVKAVNSPWFGVNLDTGNFTSEDPYAELAACAPYAVNVQVKVEVRRKGAAKPEPADLPRLVRILREANYQGYVALEYEAAEDPWEAVPRWLKALQEALAS
- the mnmE gene encoding tRNA uridine-5-carboxymethylaminomethyl(34) synthesis GTPase MnmE is translated as MIFEDTIAAISTPLGEGGLAVLRLSGPQALVIADKCFQPVGRSALRPTEAPTHTLHYGYLQRDGRVVDEVLLAVMRAPRTYTCEDVVEISCHGGLLTARLALETLLAAGARLAHPGEFTRRAFLNGRLDLTQAEAVADVIHARTELALAAAQEQLSGKLSQRIRQLRQDLLHVLAHIEAHLDFPEEDIAPDSREQLSARLAAARRFMEELLRTAREGRLLRQGVRAAIVGRPNVGKSSLLNLLLGHDRAIVSPVAGTTRDTIEETANIRGLPVVFVDTAGLRDTTDVIEAEGVRRSQEALRRAELVLQVLDVSEPLTSLDQRYLQELSGRPRILVCNKADLRAQWTLPPDFPAPVVTVSCVTGAGVENLKDAIKNLVWQGEVRAEMLEVMINARHQDALRRALEAAARAHQALLADATLECVALDLRIAVNTVGEITGQTATEDLLDTIFSQFCIGK
- a CDS encoding MBL fold metallo-hydrolase — encoded protein: MKAWKPIFSGSWRHCVSAFVAAATLIMAVRAAAALPPPDVLPAEGGEIMVQPLQHATLGLRWKEHTVLVDPVGGAALFTNLPRPTLVLLTDIHGDHYQLSTLQALLTEKTLLVAPPAVTAQLPEALRSRTTTLTNGQSAVVGGVAVEAIAAYNLAEERQKFHPKGRGNGYVITLGGKRVYVSGDTEDIPEMRALQKIDVAFLCMNLPYTMTVEQAAEAVKAFRPRIVYPYHSRGSDLNRFKELLAGEKDVEVRLRNWYATAGR